A stretch of DNA from Anopheles ziemanni chromosome 3, idAnoZiCoDA_A2_x.2, whole genome shotgun sequence:
CGTTTCTTCCGCCGTTTTGACGCGCGGCGCATAATTAGCATAATCGAGCCGTCTAAATGCATGAGTCGGATGTGGCGTAGACCGGGCCGGAATTCTCCGACCTCCGAAGCCAGAAATCAATGGCACACCTTTCCTTCCATCTGAAGGGAAGGCGGTCAGAAGCGGGACGAGGTTCCGAAATGGATTCACCGACGCCGCCGCCCACAATCCGAAGCACCTCGCTAACGGTCTCAATCATTTGGCCATCTCGTCAGACCACCAGGTAATGGGGTGGCCGTAGCGGAAAGCCATTTTCCATGTTGGCATAATTGAATGGGCTCGCAAATGGCCCCGAACGGTTTCCGAGTTTTGACAGATGGTTCGACGGCACAAATCGGGCGTGTGCGGATAGTTGGTAGTAACGGCCAACATAGACACCTAATCGACGAGGCCGTTAAGGCATCTCCGTGATGGttgatttgaatatttaaaccATAACTCCGTCCGTGAACCTCGTCTTCcactttttaccttttttatcCAAACGGTTTTTACCTTTTTAAGTTCCAACTTTCGGATTTTACATTTGTTCCCTAATAAATGTAACACGGTTGTCTGTCGtttttttccctatttttaataaatacttCAGTTTCTTATTTAACCGGCTTAATGGCATATAAAAATAGTCTAATAAAATACTATTTACAGTTAAGTAGATGCTCTTGCTCGGCGGCAATACCGGCGGTGCCACTCCTCTTACGGGCCCCGGCCGTTCCGTGTGATCGGTTTCTTACAAGACTTCTTAGTTAGTCGAAACGAACGCCATCGAGTGGGCGGGACGAAGAATTTCAAAAACTCAAAACTAAAAActcaaaatgaacaaaaacgaggaaaaactCCCCCGCAAGATTAGAGTAAACTGTAGTGGCTCTATTCGcaagagaaaacaaatgcaaacaatAAAAGTGAACAATCGGAAAACGCTCTGGCACGTTTCCGTTCCCGAAcggcttttcttcttcccccgcccgttacgtttttttttgttgtttgaattcGTTTTCTTAACTTTAATAATCTGCGTGTgtttacgtgtgtgtgtgtttttttttcttgttttattcgTTAGTGTTAATCTTAAGGATACTCGGTagccctttttttcttgtggtTTTCTTTAAATGTGTCATTAACCTCTGCCCGGTTGTGGTGTTTTGGGTTCGGGTTGGTAGAGAAGATTGCGGTGTTTACTtaattgtgtgtgtttgtgtgtgtgtctgttagTTATACATTAGCTACGTCTATACGCCTTACACATGACTAATGAAGAAAAAGTGGGAGTGaaagatgatggtgatgggttGGGTTGGGTTGGGTTGACGAGCGTGGCCTGGGAGGGATGTTCGAGACGGAAAAAGTAAACCATAACTAACGCCTAGAATTACATTagccgtttgttttcgctgcGCCAGGTTCGCTCCAGCCGGTCGCGGTGATATGCCCGGGAGTCGTTTGCCTGCTGAAGAGTCATCTGGACCGAAGCTCCCGGAAGCTCCGTACTGCTCAACCCCGGAAGACGCCCGatggagggagagagagtgagGGTATTTGTGTGCAGatgagggagagagagagggtgtaAGGAGCGATGAAAGATTGGAAGAAATGGAAGCTGGAGCCGTTTAGACGAAAATGAACTGCGCATCGCTCGAGGGGCACTTCTTCGGCTGGCCCAGCGAGAGGCGCATCCATTTGCCCCGGCAGGCGGGCATGGCGAGCGTGGTGAAGCGGGTGTTCCGCCCGGTGAGGCCGTCGCCCCGGCAGCGATACTTGGGCGTTTCCGGTTCGTCCTCGTCCTGGATCGAGTTGCTCGCGAGCGGCTCGGCGCTTCGGTCCTCATGCAAGGCCTCCAGGTCGCAGCGGACGATCACCCGCTCGCCCTCGGCCAGCCCGCGGTAGGTGTTGTCCTTATGGCACGCCTTGGTCGCCTTGATTACCTCGAACTCGACGCAGTACCTGCGGTTTGAacgataaaaaggaaaacatacagACAGTAAAAGGAACAGCCAGCTTCGTAGGCCGACGTGGCAACATAGATGATTACGGTTTTCCCGAAAATTGGATCTCCATCCCCTCGAGCCTGCCGGGGAGGGGGAGATGAAATTTCAATACCTTTGCTCCaccgccacacacacacacacgttggtTGATTACTGATAGCGAAAATATTACACTCCATACCTTCCTGAGCTTTGGAAGCTCGTCCGGGAAAACGGTAGTCACCGTTAGATacggcgaagaaaaaaaatacggtCGCACAACAAGTGGCATCATATCACAGCCAAGCGAGCGCCGGATTCGCTTGACGGCAAACTACACGGGAAAAGACTCGCCGACGTAATCGAAAACCTTCTTTCCCGCCATCTCGGGGGTTGAAACCCGAGATCCCAAATATGTCGAGTACGTGCCGAGTCGGACGTGACCGAGACCGTAACGACGACGGCGTCGATTCCGATGCTTGTTGCTTGGCCGAACTCGAGGTGTCAACCCGGTGAACGGTACCGGTGTACGCATAAGGTACCGACCCGGTTTCGGAGTGACTCCACCACACTTTGAGATTCGATTCTACCGATCAGCTACCGGAAACCCGACTCATACGCACTTGCTGGGAGGAAAAAGGGGTCATGGAGGGTCACGTACGGGCAGGAATTGACGACCTTCCAAATGCGATGAGTCGGTGCAAAGCTTccgaaaatgaaaccaaccCATTTTCGAAGGTTAACTTAATTTTTACTTCTGTTTGCCTACGACTATCACGAGCTGCTAGGGCGAAGGTTGGAGGAAATTAGATCCAGATTCTTTTCAATGCCATTATCCTTTAGCTTAATTGtcaaaaaaaggcaacaatCAGTTTATTGGGGATGTCTAATAAAAGAATTTTCTCTCTTAGAAGTTTGATTTACCCAATTTGATTTTTAAGTTCACCCACGATCTCTGGAGTTGTTATATAACAATAAAAGTTTTCTCATTTGGAACATAACTTCTCGGTAGTATCTAAGAACTTCTGATAGTCCAACCGtttcttttaactttttcaattGTACTTTAGATTTTACCAAAAGTTATCATATGAGGGTAGCGGTCTTTGGTGCAAAGACTCACTCAATGAAGGCTGTGTATGTTTTGAAATGAGCGATGAATGCTTTTATCTTTGAAATATTCTCtagaacaatatttttcaaaactaaaattgaaatataaattttaaaacaaggtAAATCTGACGGCCGAACcgctttaaatattttgtctGTGGAACTCTGACTGCAATTCttcaattgaataattttaatgcaaataaaattaatttccaaagCATCAAAAGATCGTGAAAAAGTTTAAATAGAGatctttaaatttcaaactcaTAAAACATTATATGATTCTTTATGATAAGTGCAGTTTAACTCATCGTTATGGGCGATTTTGAAGAGgagaaaagacaaaaacagcatacaaaaaacaaagatgAAGTAGAATGCTGCTAAATGTAATTGTTTCACTAAACGATCAAACCAGACAAAGCCACGAAAACGAAGAGTTaaatttcaaagtgttgtGCACTGTTTCATGAAAAGATTCGATGTGCCTTAGTAAAGCTCATCTAGAACGACACTTTCAAACCAATTGGCGCCTTTGTTTGTAATGTGGCTTTCGAGAGAAATCTACGTCCTTCGCAGAATCGTCGTTCCATTAATCGTCCCGCGTTCAAGTGCAGGCGAAAAACTGGACGCCAGTAATCGAATGCGCCCGTCGCTCGGAAGCTGAGGGTATCGCAAATGGTTACAAATCGATAAGTCACTGCACCCAGCAGCATCCCGCCCCGTTGTCGCATGACCGCCCGTTCCCTTCGGTGGTCGGTGTTACTTACTCATTTCCTCGGTTGTGCTTGAATGCATTCTTGTAGCGCAATCGTAGATTTCGCCGGATGTCGCTGGTGTCGTTCTCGTGGCGGCTCTTGGAGAGGGCGGCCGGCAGGAGGAGGGCAGTTTCTGGGGAAGAGAATGGAAGAGAACGGAGGGAAAACATACCATCAGCGCGTGCAACGTGAGAACGGGTAAGCAAACGGGCTGGAAAAGCGGATGGAAAATCTAATCCCGTCCCGGTTCCCCTCGTCCTTTCGGAGGTTTCCCTCACGTCAGttattggtggttggtggtcGGTTCTCGTTTTTGTGTCGGGGCTGAGCGCGTCGTGAAAGTGGCAGCTTTGCAATCAAGCTCCACTCAGGCAaagtttttgattattttagcCAACCGAACCGACGCGACGGAGACTGGGTCTGACCAGTGGACGTAGCTCGTCCTGCTCTGGAAGGTGCACAGGGAAGCCAGCGAACCCGACTGACCCGGTTTGCAATGGTGCAACGCCGCCCGACCGAGACGATGTGCTGAAAGGCCTGCCCGGTGCATCCTTTCCGATTTTGCTCCAATAAATCAGGCTGCGGTAAGCTGCAGGCATCGCCCGCTTTCCCGTCCCGAACGGTGCAGTGTTTCTGCCGCCCGATTGATAGTGTTTCCTCGTGCTTCGAAATCACGACACCGCGAATGTTGTGCACTGCGGACCACCGCTGAAATATGGACACTAATCTAATGCACCCAGCGTTGCACGCGGAATTGCAGCAGGTATGCAAGGATATATGGACTTAGTGAGTGGCTCGGGCGGAAGGAGAACTGATGCAACAAACCCCTTCCGCCAGTGGTGCACCTCTACGAAGGCTGTCATGTTACAAATAAGAAAGGATAAACTGCTAAACTAACTAAAGATAGGAGTTCCTTTCATTTGTAAGCGAACTGACACAATTGCTTAATTCTCTTGCGTAACACTGGACGAGTTTGATCCCGTTGTAAGTTTTCACTATTTGGTAGCCCTAATTGAGACTTTTACTTATAGAAGCAACGATTTACGTGTCAAAGGGattaaaaacttgtttaataaaatgaaatgaaaatcatggttcgaaataaattttatagaTTTCATATTGCATTTGcttatcctaacatattggattgcaaaaacaaaatgaaaattgataagTAAAACCAATTAAGTTGTTAACGTACCCATTTCTCAtcaattaaatcaattcaagttacaagaaataaatgaaattaattactcACGGTTGGAAAACCAAATTGGTGGatatttggaaaatattatcaaattaaCGTTTGATATGAATTTCACATCGATGGTTTGTGAATCAATTTTTTTACGAACTTGATATTAATAGGCGTTTACATGCATTTTAAATCgttaaaaacacttcaatTCACAGGAATAAAACAGTCACTTGCTGATAGCTAACGAGTTCGTGCAAAAGAAACTATATCAAACGATGTTTCAAcattaataataaaacgatTTACGAAACtggaaatgcaataaaaaagaagcCCATTTTCCTACACTCTTTATCCTCGTATGCAACGTCCACCGAATGTTGGAGATAGGAATTTGGTGAATGTTCGCTTTGCTGAACGGGCTTCGAATTAAGCTGCAGACCGTGGCGCACGTGCCGGAGCTTCATCGCGCTGATCAAACAGCTTTATTATCCTGGTAAACACAGCGCCGAGAAAGtctattaaaatgtaaatcgCTGTCGTCGCCCTATCGGGCCTTCACGCTTTTAATCACTGCCCAACCGGGCCAGAGTTCTGCGGTGTCCGTCGGTTTTATCTGTTTGGGTGGGATAAATTTAATTCACCCAAAACCGAGATCCAaacggtgctggtggtggttatGTTGTGGTGGTGGGAGATGGGGAGATTCTCTCGTATGGAAAAAAGGGCTTACAAAATCCAACGGCATCGCAGAACCTTCGTGTCCCGTCAATGGCGTTAcgggaaaagcaaaacgagtagacgaaaaaaaaaaacgaaataaaacacgtAAGGGCTTACGTTTGCCCGGATCTTTCCCGGAACATTCCGATCCGTTACAAACGAGCTTCGCGAATCCGAACGGCGTGTGCAATATACAGACACGGCTGGCGGGAGTCCCTTGTATTCGACTACAGAACAACTTTGACACCGACCGTGGCCATCAATCATTGGATTGGGCCAACCAACAGCGAGAGGAGAAACCTGGCAGTTTCCGTGCCGAGCCATCTCggagtaaaaaacaaacaaacaaacgagaaCGAAGATGAACACAATTCCAACAGCACGCACGCATGTGGGCTGTAAAATATACTCAGGTTTGTCCCGCTGTGAAGGACGAGCAGGGCAAGCGaggataaaaacacacacacacgaaaacaaaatggggAGTAACATCGAGCACCGAGTCTGACAGCTATTGATTGTCATGCGTGATAAAatgttcaatttcaaatttggCCAACAAACGCCGAGTCTTTCGGAGACTCGGTCCGAGCACCGAACTTCGTCCTGACGTGACAAGGTAACACAAAAATAAGCCCTGTGGAAGTAACAAGCTCAAAATGGGCAGCGATGGGGTAAGAGAACGGTCAAGGGCTTGCAAACGTCATCGTCAAAGTTTCTTTGACCCTTTGCACACTCAGCGAAGAGTTAAAAAACTTGTTGAAAAACGATCACATTCGGAAACAATATCCGCATGAAATGGAAGCGAGTACCATATAGGTTGAAAGCAGCCAATTCTAGCAACTCACAAGTGAATtgtaaaacgaaaacaaaaacaagttcACCGAGCTTCACAATAGTTCGTAAATCATGCTAACCGatcgcaaaacgaaaaaaagagatCCTTTGATCCCAGCGAGGCCGTGCTTCGGCCATCCCTACGTTTGCCATTTTGTCTCGTTTTGGGGGCAATACATTTCCATTCCAGTGACGTATGTCTCGGCATGCCAAAAATGTACATAACGAAccagtgttgttttttctttgctgaCGTCGCCTGTAAGCCATAGCCTGTTGTTAGCAATAGAACTCATCAGACACAAAGGACACTGCTCTCATTTACTATGGAAAAGCATACAGCTACTCTCGAAAAAGTTAGTACAACTATCATTGTCGGAGCCCCGTCGAAGTTTTATGTGCAAGGTAAAGTATGACAAGGAAAAAGTTTACGAGCGTCAAATAATGGAAAAGTAAGCATTTAGTCATCCGTATACGTTCCACCGTTTGACCCGTGACGTTTTAAACAATTGTTTCTTCTCGAGCTTGATATTGTAAGTGTTCTAGCTTATTCCACAAAACCagaatgtttctttttactttcccTTTACTTTTACAAGTTTAATCAGTTTTCTCGTAGACCGGTAATGTCACCGAGGGATTGCTAAAAATGTTACATGACCATTCATTAATAATGAATGTTATATATGCaacgggggtccgcgacagccgagcggtagcgtcggttagaaaatcggcccatgagcgccgggctcatcacctcgacggcgtgggttcgaatcccaaccgagaccggaccctcctctgtacgagaggactgactatccacgtacaacagggaaacaagtctcgtaagcccctTAATGGgccaggcatgaccaagatatcgttacgccaagaagaagaagatatatGCAACGGCAGCAATGTTAGCCCAGGCGTAGCTGGCAGCACGGACTGACTGACAGCACACACACCGGACGGCCTGGCAGCACGGACGTTTGACAGCTCGTCTAGATAGAATGGCATTCTGTGCTAAACTATCATCGCGAGTGGTCATTATCAAAAGCATACAATAAAGAGTGAATTAcaaattgttcaatttttccGAATGAACGTCTCCATACACGCGTACCATTAGTACTTCTTAGTCATAACGACTATGTTTTTGTATCTTTTCTTACTAATTCTGTTATAAAGTCAAATTTAGtaattttgcttttaaaatgttgcccAGTTTCCGTACGTTATAGAccaatttgaatttattttaattagtttGGAGATTTTTCATGTGTCCGTTCAATGTTTCTTGAAATTTTGAAGGTTAGGATTCGAGTTTGTGGTCAGAATTATTggacaaaattaaaacttgTGCGTGTACCATCGCTTTCGGGATTCACTGTGAATGTATGAAAGTCATTTCAATTTCGCATCCCGCCGCCACAGCAGCCACATTTTGACGATGTGAAAGAGAACGGAGAGGGCACCGTACTTACCACGGAGTGCTTTCCGATCGTGATGATTGTGGCATTTCAGTCCCTGGCAACCGCGCTTCTGCACCAGCGACGGACAGTGTTTGCCACCGTTTTGCGGTTTCTGCTCGATGATGCGGGTGCGCGACATCATCCCGTTTCCGCACGCCGTGTCGCACTCGCTCCACTGGCCCCATTCGCTCACGATGCAGTCGATCACTAGATTTGGAAAAAGgggaaacgaaaaaggaaaaccggaAGAGAACATGACCATGAATGAATTGATAATGAGGTGGACGTAAAtataaaacacatacacaaaaaagacaataCACCACGGTGCGATTGCGAGCTTGTAAAAGGaaggtttaaaatgtttgcgaCGAATGGGTTCACTCTTAATGTCCTGTTGGTGGTTTGGTAAATTCGTTCCGGCATTGTTGCTTCTCATTTCCGGCACAACCGACGTAGAATAATCTCACATATGGAAAAAGAGCGCTGTGGTTTTGTGGTTGTAGAACCATTTTTGTTTCGCAATACTGTTTCACTGTGTGTTGGGGTTAAATTTGCTAAAGCAAACAGTTGGGTTCTATATTCATTTCATCTGTTTACCAATGGACATATCATCAAAACAGAGACCTCTATTTGGAGCAAAGAAAGCTTACCTCATCCTGGTGGCACCGCGTAGAACATAAACGTACAAACTGTTTGTTCAGAGTTATTACGGTCGCAACGACCGCGAtggtaaaacatttttcaatttatattcaattttattaatCAACTCCAACTGCTCCCGGGGACACAGACAGACACAAACAGCAAACGGCAGCAGGTTGGCAATAACTTGTGATTTGATCCGCAATTCGAAACCATCCCAAGGCAAAAGAAGAGCATTCCACCATTGGCTTTTATGAGTCGGATCGATCAATAAAAATCTGCAATTTTCCTTTGCCCCGACCGCCGCACCCGATGGCCCCTGTTTCGAGGACTTTATGTAATGGCGTCGCCGGTCGTCCGCGATGTTTGCCTATTATGGTGCGTTCCCTTACAAGGGGACGTGAACGCTGAGTTACGAAAGCACCGGTGGAGGCGCCAGGAAGCGCCCCAATACCTTGGGTGGCtataaatggaaacaaaacaggACAAACACGATGGCAAAACACTGCCACCGAGAGACTTCCGACGAACCGGGGCCCGCTTCGACACATTTGACTGCCGGCAGGCGGAAAGGGAACCGTCCTTCGGGGTGGTTGAGGGTGGCTTGACACAAGTGCATCTCCTTCGTCGGTCTTATTGCGCCGTCGGGCACTGTCAAGGGCGAATAACCCAAGGGCTATTGTTTTCCGGCCTTATTATTTATGTAATATCCGATACGTCTTGTGGTGAGAGCATTGTCCCGAGCGAGGAAGAATTGGCTCACTTATGCGTGGAGTCCCCGGGTCCCCTTCGTTGGGTCGATGAGTCCGACTACTTGTTGGAGGGTACGGGTCCGGTTCCGGAAGCTCGCACTCGTTGCTCCACCACACACGAGCCCTAAACGGTTTTCCGAAGCACATCCCGAAGCCGGACCGACGACGAGTGGTGCTTGTGTGCGCAAAAGCTTTTCCCCCCATTGTTTACTCGCCACATGCCGGTACGTAAACAGCCGCTTCCTAGTCCGGTTGGCGGTTGGGAAGAGTGTGCTGTAACACGTCCCATAATAGGTTGGCCAAGAACAACAGTACAGGGCGCTAGGACTAGGGCCAGAAGTTGTTTTACCATTTACGTACTTATCGAAATGGGGAAGTGGCTGCACTATAACACTCTCGCCCGCTTCTGGACTAGCTCTCGGTTCCAAATGTCTTCCAATGGCGGGAAGCCCCGAGCGGTCTGAAAGGTACAGTACATCGCGTTGGTCCATTCAGTCTCGAGAATCCGACCCGACTGCTGATTGTGATGGACAATAATCGACACTTAGTACGCTCATCCTACGCTCTTCGTCAGGAAGGTGCAGCTTGTCCGGggattgaaaatcttttccagcaATGCCCGATGCGATGGACATCATATTTttatgtgtgttgtgtgttgtgtgcgtgtgtgttttcgcAAAAAGCAATTGCTTCTGCAGGCCCACACCTCAGTGGAGTGCAGGAAATGACAGATATAAACTTTTATGACAGCTGCCTCGCGAAGCACGCAGCTCTATCTCTCTGATGGCAGCTGGCTCGATTCGCTTCCACCGACTATTGCTCCCCGGAGTCCATCGTGTGACTCCCAATGGTCGAGGGAAAATCTGCATCACACCGTGGTGGTACCAGAATGGGGGGTGGACGTTGGGTTTGGAGTTCTGGAGGATTGTCCGCAGCACCCCGACTTACCAAACACCGTGTAAGCCGATGAGGTTGATTATGGCCATGCGGGGCTTCAGCACCTTTCTTTACGAGGCATGAAATATTATTACCTTTTATTCGCCGTAAACATTCACCCGAAGGGCTAGTCACTTTATTATGATTAGCATGGCACCGTGGAGATTCCCCGCCGTCACTCCGCCCGGGCGAGGATCGGGACATCGCCAACATTGCATGCGAATCGGTGATTGACCCGCTGCGAATTACAAAACTGAAGCCCGGACAAATCCTGCCATCGCTTGAATACGCTTACCGTGGTGCGCTGTCTGGAACCTTCCCGCAAAGGGATGTCTTCTGATGGATGGACACGAGATTACACGCTCGTTTGAAGGTACACTTTATCTGATGGAATGTCTACCGGCCGGGTCTACGCCCCAGCCGTACTGTCACGTTTTGGCATGTGGTCACGCACAGGTGGTTCGGTCGCGTTTCGAGCCGGGCGTGACACGAATGATTCGCGGCATGTCAGACGCGGCTCTTTACGATTCAATTTCGATAGGAACACCGTGTTAAAAAGGAATGTTCCCATTTCTTTACACCTGAAAACCATAAACTCAATCTTTACTACAAAACAGAATTCATTCTTGTTCCACCAACCAGGCCATGGCCAGTACCAGGCTCAGTAATCGCCAACGTTTGACGGGTGAGGCGACCATACTGTGGTAGTACAATCATTCGCCCAGGAATTGCTAGCGAAGCGGCTTAGAAAATTATGGTTGTAAATTAATACCATGTGGCTGACGCCTTAATCCATTGTGCTCGTTTGCCTCGAACCATCAGATAACGATTGCAGGAATTCAACCTTTATCGGAGATACCACAATTTCCTTCGCTTGCAGGAACGCTTTGATGTTCTCTGATGGTAGAGCACGTTGGAAACGTTCGGAAAGCCTTCGTACGCGGTGGCATTCGATTGGAAACCGCTGATGGTAGAAACCATCTCAAAGGCTTATGGCAACATCAAACCAATGCCTCATTGTGATAGGATCTTGCCATGCGTGTGACAGTAGTCCCGGGGGGGAAAACTTCAGTCCCACGTAAGGCACATCGAATCTTATGTTGGAATGGAAACATCGTGCGGATCGATCTGGAATTTCACTGTCTATTTGGTTATATTAGAACAATAATTCTTATTACGTTTCTAAGTCTATGCCATCTAGATTCTATTAAAAACTGAAGCCTTTTTTGAAGTCTCGGTTGAAATCGAGTATTGTACTGAAGAAACCAATGATCGTCATCagttgcttgtttgttttaatatacAAATCATTTATGAATATctgaatgttttaaaacaagaaACCAACAAGTTCGTCCAAACGATTAACAAATGCTTCACTGTTTCTTAACTTGCGAGGAAATCCAGGATGGGAATAAAAACTGAACgtggaaaattatgaaacattttactTTGATCGTGGAAAACAGGatgattctgtttttttttgcctgtgAGATTAAAAACGATAATCTACGCTTACGGAATACCTTcaactttccatttttttttgttagtttgtgGTGTTCAACaagttttaaatgttttaaaagttatttgCACGCAACAAATTCGTTCGTTGTAGTTTACAACCAGATGGCggtttttgtgttgtgttttaacAATTTAAACGCCAAAGGGAATTACATTggtattaaaaaaacaaaacaccgcgtAAATTTCTATTAAAATCCTTTTCATTAATTAAAGCTCTTAGCGACGCTAGTGCAACGCCACTCGCTTTAGCATTCCTCTTCGTTATGATAATTCTCCTAACGATGTTAGTCCCGCGATTCGTTAGCACACACGTAGAACCAGAGCACCCGcgtggagggaagaaaaatataaaaagatgTATAATGCCATGGCCCTACGGCTCTTCAGGCCCATTTTGACCTCGTTCGACGTTGATCCCGACAGAATACGCTGTACTTGAAATGAATATTGCATATATGTACCATCGTTCTGACGGCGAGTTCTGGTAAAAGTTGAACGAacatgggaagaaaaaaaacggttgacaagaaacaaaaacacacacacacacacatttccgGATGAAGCAACATTGTACTGCATCCTTTTGCGGGGCAGGCGTGCCATTGGAAAAGGGTGACACAAAACACgggacaccattttgcacTCCATTcgagagttttctttttctttttttgcatcGTGGACGTGCCGGGCAATGGCATGTTTCCCGACAGTCCGATGGGACTAATTAAAGGGATAAAAAGTGTGTTGCTAAAACATGGCAGGGAGAACTTCGAGGGTAAATGTACTGGATTCCGTTGCATTTCCTGCAGGGTTCTTCTGGGAACGATTTTAAGCTTTTAATTTTCGTGATACTTAGTTTGGTAGAGATTAGTTTGATAATTTTGGAGTGCTTTAAAGCGTTTTGGTACATGTTATCGATAGGAAgcttaaatgaaataaaactcgTGGATGTATCGCATATATCCGGTTCATTATTCGTCTGTGTTGAAGTAAGAACAACAAGAAACGTATTGTTCGAGCGAAGAATATAGAGCTGAAAGGATCAAAACCCCGAAATGAGATAAACTGTATTCGACAAAGTGAAGCCCGCTGCTTTTAAGTGCCAGCCAATCTTCCTCATCCGTGGATTGTTTCAAAACTTTTGCGGTTGGCAAGATGCGCGCGTAGGGCGCATCCATCCCATACGCTCATGCATAATTCAATGGCCGGAGGAACTCGACGAGCAACCAGGGGCGGCCTCTAATGCTGTGTACTCCCCGCTTCGCCGAACCCAGGCGCGGCTCATCGACTCCAGCTTGGCTGAGCGAGCCAGACAGAAAAGTTCGCCGGCACGCGTAGGCGCAGCCGACTGCAGCCAATATTCGCATATTAAGCAATCCACCAACTTACGAGAATTGCAAATGAGCCGCTTCTCCACGAGTTCAGGCGGGTTTGCCGGTTTTGGTTCGCTTTGTTGAAGAGTTTTTCCGCACACTTTCAGCATCTTTTCTGTTCCTAGCCTGTTCCTAGGCGGTTCTGCCCCGAAGCCTTATGGGTTTTGCGACTTAGCGTCAGGGTTTCGACGAGAAAAAATTGAAGCCACCGAGCAGAGCAGACTACAAATCAGGTTGGCGTGAACTTTACGCCAAACGGTTCTTGGCCCGCGAGTTTGCGAGAGTTGAGCGAACAAAAATACTTTAACATTTTAAGTAAT
This window harbors:
- the LOC131288076 gene encoding somatomedin-B and thrombospondin type-1 domain-containing protein, which encodes MGARYVLFAVLLVPLAVLIGGAYGGSCREATLCCNGRDSSCVVQKAPLNAIIEDLNDKPCYCDHACLKLGDCCDDFKSHCGVIDCIVSEWGQWSECDTACGNGMMSRTRIIEQKPQNGGKHCPSLVQKRGCQGLKCHNHHDRKALRETALLLPAALSKSRHENDTSDIRRNLRLRYKNAFKHNRGNEYCVEFEVIKATKACHKDNTYRGLAEGERVIVRCDLEALHEDRSAEPLASNSIQDEDEPETPKYRCRGDGLTGRNTRFTTLAMPACRGKWMRLSLGQPKKCPSSDAQFIFV